From a region of the Hemitrygon akajei chromosome 16, sHemAka1.3, whole genome shotgun sequence genome:
- the LOC140739691 gene encoding uncharacterized protein isoform X3 translates to MYQMCEAVAEKRGRSGSAGPVGFRRVSSALYSSTNLAEPGYADSYKPSVLPGEPEEFDAVSRTWKTLSEGQWEFVSSAGALSHSLMNGSGDPLGEVTSVWSQACGQSTSTKPPSLRGTSGIPEDRGEGKVGEDAEHASCALLSTCLSSFGKFEEQALKGLVSGADPLTDRSPSDQDFSLQDAQGFVPEAVRPLLDTSDDDSFLPPSAPGTPLPGTHRLATSICPHPVTAEHSCALQTLAVSLEGKEVYQGGGPIGDTEWLSELDCTCPLTTKSQPYVSPSDGLNVDSELLVRLPKGKGIDVTSSDHIYEFTHSNVTFLTDLDKTTAVIEGQVSDCDGSLHSECVHSEGNVSTSGDSPYCSCVSDSEVFASSVGNFSNVYQPQPDREDPVILADQGCLSTPPVPSASYGGSSPSRCRSGIILQQSESRPRCNVSQCCPDSRQTPQFNGVRLFDKNPAATPLSGGTVRSTYCPGSQTPYTTGQQNSSLANPGAGGCVKGGVARTSGCWGQKEKVRMEKEQVVPGDGSGSHPLITPAESTEGQSEPENRPAREPIPTGSQVEVEGVLDSSMNCSLPDQAEQQGPGGVFSQGEEKNTQANLDQKHLLVEDRAVLQMRSMNNRPSEGGPPSLEQSLSPFVTIRTRKRLANPAPQICDSSLFDQSIPIVTRTRRVRRQQENPGPRSSWFCPYGNVSHDGEGEDHSLSPTHFPAEEDADFDTVPFVLCDSDKAASGQVWGSAAAHTVPFSIEREAGVFPLSCDEHGNSLSLRRRGLASSGEEQQTPAFPPRESPAEPEKNQVDPLASGQVGTTLRLNDAMEDERCDPALKAITLCSPADAVKVVDSSSTSGLTEFPGIPKHRSMVCPHLVLLSGGPDAQGWDCGVLACARLKNSNSESEDQREISNHSPEPVASQLSHTECEGPLHDHPVLLSPGGRPVSCGVGEAVEYLYTDAKGSPALIECCFPSRDNTCQNTTTSSTEDTILYDWKAYRRAEGGTEEKENIPQSDERLPPHLQLLSNRQILRQLRECGEDPGPVTNLTRGVYLLRLHQVQKEPRPRAAGYSPELAQSLEKFVFPDCSRDEMALVQQFDQPDPKRWWREGVVKSSFNYLLLDPRVTKNLPTRCHVLSPAECFQTFISSIFYVGKGKRSRAYSHLYEALKHFKGGNQQVNAKLKHIMDIWKSGSGVISLHCFQNVIPVEAYTREACMVDALGLRTLTNRKRGVYYGLVATWPLRRRRQLGVHLLKRAMEIFLAEGERQLRPADV, encoded by the exons TGGGTTTTCGAAGAGTGAGCAGTGCTCTTTATTCCTCCACCAATCTGGCCGAGCCTGGTTATGCTGACTCCTACAAGCCCTCCGTACTACCTGGAGAACCTGAGGAATTTGATGCAGTCAGCAGAACGTGGAAAACCTTGTCTGAGGGTCAGTGGGAGTTTGTGTCCTCTGCCGGTGCACTAAGCCATTCTCTGATGAACGGCTCCGGTGATCCTTTGGGAGAAGTCACATCGGTTTGGTCTCAAGCCTGCGGACAATCAACATCTACAAAGCCACCCAGTTTGCGTGGCACAAGTGGTATTCCAGAAGACCGAGGTGAAGGGAAAGTTGGTGAAGACGCAGAACATGCCAGCTGTGCGTTGTTGAGTACCTGCCTGTCTAGTTTTGGGAAGTTTGAAGAGCAGGCTTTGAAAGGATTGGTTTCTGGGGCTGACCCTCTGACAGACCGTTCACCATCAGACCAAGATTTCAGTCTCCAAGATGCTCAGGGCTTTGTTCCCGAAGCTGTCAGACCACTCTTGGACACTTCAGATGATGACAGCTTTCTGCCTCCATCTGCCCCAGGAACTCCTCTCCCTGGGACCCACAGATTAGCTACCTCCATCTGTCCTCACCCTGTCACAGCAGAACATTCGTGTGCTCTACAAACCTTGGCCGTTTCACTTGAAGGAAAAGAAGTTTACCAGGGTGGTGGCCCCATTGGTGACACTGAGTGGCTCTCTGAGCTGGACTGTACCTGTCCTCTGACAACGAAATCCCAACCCTACGTATCTCCTTCCGATGGATTGAATGTGGATTCTGAGCTTCTGGTGAGACTGCCCAAGGGTAAAGGCATTGATGTGACCTCCTCAGACCATATCTATGAATTTACCCATTCAAATGTGACCTTCTTAACGGATTTGGACAAAACCACTGCAGTTATTGAAGGTCAGGTCTCAGACTGTGATGGCTCTCTGCACAGTGAGTGTGTCCATTCTGAAGGTAACGTTTCTACATCTGGAGACAGCCCCTATTGTAGCTGTGTCAGTGATTCTGAAGTCTTTGCCAGTTCAGTGGGAAACTTCAGCAATGTGTATCAACCACAACCAGACAGGGAGGATCCGGTAATCCTAGCAGACCAGGGCTGTCTATCCACACCACCAGTTCCTTCAGCCAGTTACGGGGGTTCTTCTCCTTCAAGGTGTCGAAGCGGAATTATCCTACAGCAGTCCGAATCCAGGCCGAGATGCAATGTCTCCCAGTGTTGTCCAGACTCCAGGCAGACACCCCAGTTCAATGGTGTCCGGCTATTTGACAAAAATCCGGCTGCCACCCCTTTGTCAGGGGGTACTGTACGGTCCACGTATTGTCCAGGTTCCCAAACTCCGTATACGACTGGCCAGCAGAACAGCTCACTGGCCAACCCAGGAGCCGGAGGGTGTGTGAAGGGGGGAGTTGCCCGCACCAGTGGCTGTTGGGGCCAGAAGGAGAAGGTGAGGATGGAGAAAGAACAAGTGGTGCCTGGTGACGGAAGTGGATCTCACCCCCTGATAACCCCGGCTGAGAGCACCGAGGGGCAGAGCGAGCCGGAAAATCGGCCAGCCAGAGAGCCCATTCCCACTGGAAGTCAGGTGGAAGTCGAGGGTGTCCTGGATTCCAGCATGAATTGTTCACTTCCTGACCAAGCAGAGCAGCAAGGCCCTGGGGGAGTATTCAGCCAGGGGGAAGAGAAAAACACACAAGCAAACTTGGACCAGAAACATCTGCTGGTGGAAGACAGAGCTGTCTTGCAAATGAGATCCATGAACAACAGGCCTTCTGAGGGAGGACCGCCATCACTTGAGCAAAGCCTGTCACCTTTTGTTACCATACGCACCAGGAAACGATTGGCCAACCCAGCACCTCAGATCTGTGACTCTTCACTCTTCGACCAGAGCATTCCCATAGTGACCAGAACCAGGAGAGTACGAAGGCAGCAGGAGAATCCGGGGCCTCGTTCCAGCTGGTTCTGTCCCTATGGGAATGTGTCTCATGATGGTGAGGGTGAGGATCACTCACTCTCCCCCACTCACTTTCCAGCTGAAGAAGATGCAGACTTTGACACTGTCCCCTTTGTCCTGTGTGACAGTGACAAGGCGGCCAGTGGCCAGGTATGGGGGTCAGCTGCTGCCCACACAGTCCCCTTTTCCATAGAAAGAGAGGCTGGAGTCTTCCCTTTGTCCTGTGATGAACATGGCAACAGTTTGAGTCTGCGGAGGAGAGGTCTGGCCAGCAGTGGGGAGGAGCAACAGACCCCAGCCTTTCCCCCTCGGGAGAGCCCTGCCGAACCAGAGAAGAACCAAGTGGACCCACTGGCCAGCGGGCAGGTGGGGACAACATTGCGACTGAATGATGCCATGGAGGACGAGCGCTGTGACCCGGCACTGAAAGCCATCACCCTGTGCTCCCCCGCGGATGCTGTGAAGGTGGTGGACAGCTCCAGCACGAGTGGACTGACAGAGTTCCCTGGCATTCCCAAACACCGATCTATGGTGTGTCCACATCTGGTGCTACTCAGCGGAGGGCCCGATGCTCAGGGCTGGGACTGTGGTGTGCTTGCGTGTGCCAGGCTGAAAAACAGTAATTCAGAGTCAGAGGATCAGAGAGAAATCTCTAACCATTCCCCAGAACCGGTGGCAAGCCAGCTGTCTCACACAGAGTGTGAGGGACCCTTGCATGACCACCCAGTCCTGCTGTCGCCCGGTGGACGTCCAGTCAGCTGTGGAGTTGGTGAGGCGGTGGAGTATCTATACACTGACGCCAAGGGTAGCCCCGCCCTGATTGAGTGTTGCTTCCCCTCCAGGGATAACACCTGCCAAAACACAACCACCTCCAGCACTGAGGACACCATCCTCTACGATTGGAAGGCCTATCGAAGGGCTGAGGGAGGTACTGAGGAGAAGGAGAATATCCCGCAGAGTGATGAGAGGCTGCCTCCTCACCTCCAGCTTCTGTCCAACAGGCAGATCCTGAGGCAGCTGCGGGAGTGTGGGGAGGACCCTGGACCGGTGACCAACCTGACCCGGGGTGTTTACCTGCTCCGTCTGCATCAGGTACAGAAGGAGCCCCGTCCCCGGGCAGCAG GCTACAGCCCTGAGCTGGCTCAGAGTTTGGAGAAGTTTGTCTTCCCGGACTGCAGTCGGGATGAAATGGCATTAGTGCAACAGTTTGATCAGCCAGACCCAAAGCGCTGGTGGAGGGAAGGTGTCGTCAAGTCCAGCTTCAACTACCTACTGCTCGACCCCAG GGTGACGAAGAACCTGCCAACTCGCTGCCATGTCCTGAGCCCTGCAGAGTGTTTCCAAACATTCATCAGCTCCATCTTCTATGTGGGCAAAGGCAAGCGTTCTCGAGCATACTCTCACCTCTACGAGGCACTCAAGCATTTCAAAGGTGGAAACCAGCAG GTGAATGCCAAACTGAAGCACATCATGGACATCTGGAAGAGTGGATCTGGGGTGATCTCCTTGCATTGTTTCCAGAACGTTATCCCGGTGGAGGCCTACACACGGGAAGCCTGTATGGTGGATGCTCTGG